The Dongia rigui genome includes the window GATAGGGATCCGCCGCATCGCGCAGGCCGTCGCCGAGGAAGTTGAAGGCCAGCACCACGATGATGACGGGGAGGATCGGCAGCATCAGCCAGGGATAGAGCGCCACCACATTGATGTTCTGCGCCTCGTTGAGGAGCACGCCCCAGGACGTGATCGGCGCGCGGATGCCGAGCCCCAGGAACGACAGCGCGGTCTCGCCGAGGATCATGCCGGGAATGGCCAGCGTGGCCGAGGCGATGAGATGGCTCATGAAACTCGGCATCAAATGGCGGAAGATGATGCGGCCGGGCGAGGCGCCCATCAATTGTGCCGCGACGCAGAAATCTTCTTCGCGCAAGGAGAGGAGCCGCGAGCGCACGGCCCGCGCCAGGCCCGTCCAATCGATGAGGCCGAGAATGATGGTGATGCCGAAATAGACCAACATCGGCGACCAGGTGACAGGCAGAATCGCCGCCAGCGCCAGCCACAGCGGCAGATGCGGGATGGAGCGCAGCACCTCGATCGAGCGCTGCAGCAGATCGTCGACCCAGCCGCCGTAATAGCCGGCGAGACCCCCGAAGGTCATGCCGAGGATAAAGCTGACCGCCACGCCAAAAAGGCCGATGGTGAGCGAAATGCGCATGCCGTAGAGAACGCGCGAGAGCATGTCGCGCCCGAGACGGTCGGAGCCGAAGAAGAACAATGGCGTGTACTTGTCCGGCGGGCAGACGAGATGCGTATTACCCTCGATGAGGCCCCAGAATTTGTAAGGATCGCCTTCGCAGAAGAAGCGGAGCGGCCGCGGCTCGACCACGTTTTCGGTGTAGATGCGCTGCAGATTCTCCATGTCGAGCTTGTAGTCGAGCGCATAGACAAAGGGGCCGACGAATTCGCCCTGATGCACCCAAT containing:
- a CDS encoding ABC transporter permease, translated to MTDLTNRSGAPAGGGLPHFVSQAPFDPYAIDSVNPALEKIYMASQWRMMWLRFRRHKVAVAAGLVLAVMYAAILFVEFLAPYGQHSRNVDYIYAPPQKVHWVHQGEFVGPFVYALDYKLDMENLQRIYTENVVEPRPLRFFCEGDPYKFWGLIEGNTHLVCPPDKYTPLFFFGSDRLGRDMLSRVLYGMRISLTIGLFGVAVSFILGMTFGGLAGYYGGWVDDLLQRSIEVLRSIPHLPLWLALAAILPVTWSPMLVYFGITIILGLIDWTGLARAVRSRLLSLREEDFCVAAQLMGASPGRIIFRHLMPSFMSHLIASATLAIPGMILGETALSFLGLGIRAPITSWGVLLNEAQNINVVALYPWLMLPILPVIIVVLAFNFLGDGLRDAADPYR